A window from Littorina saxatilis isolate snail1 linkage group LG9, US_GU_Lsax_2.0, whole genome shotgun sequence encodes these proteins:
- the LOC138977029 gene encoding uncharacterized protein, giving the protein MTQRAVTSPGPVKRSPGTYGFWRKSYGDFSEAVAHVDPHTHTMTLRDRPTGLVVGHYDPSDPLKTTGLQQGGYFRVINMLCELDQPGEYYIDRRNNKLYLWPNTPQQTLTSSDIVYASMINECITIESTAHNVHFEDFSLEACRHHGFELNNATNVTIKNLEIKNTGGNAVHCNGDCRSVSVLSSDIHDVNGGVFMGGGERTQLVSSQNVIRDNHIWQHARLAAFPNHAIFLQGVHTTVSHNHLHHGQYTGIWWEGNDHVIEYNHIHHMCLNATDCGAIHTLRDWTYRGNVIRYNHVHDTRRLMPGSDVRGIMLDDQYSSVVIEHNVLYNESRSQQLFMSGCC; this is encoded by the exons ATGACGCAGCGGGCCGTGACGTCACCTGGGCCAGTGAAACGGAGCCCTGGGACATACGGGTTCTGGCGTAAAAGCTACGGTGACTTTTCTGAAGCAGTCGCTCACGTAgacccccacacccacaccatGACACTGAGGGATCGCCCCACGGGGCTGGTAGTCG GTCACTATGACCCGTCCGACCCTTTAAAGACCACGGGACTGCAGCAAGGGGGCTACTTCAGGGTAATCAACATGCTGTGCGAGCTTGACCAGCCG GGTGAATACTACATTGACCGAAGGAACAATAAGCTGTACCTGTGGCCCAACACGCCACAACAAACGCTGACGTCATCAGATATTGTGTACGCTTCCATGATTAATGAGTGCATCAC CATTGAAAGCACCGCACACAATGTTCACTTTGAGGACTTCTCCTTGGAAGCGTGTCGTCACCATGGCTTTGAGCTCAACAACGCCACAAATGTCACTATCAAAAACCTGGAAATAAAGAACACAG GAGGAAACGCTGTCCACTGCAACGGGGACTGTCGGTCAGTGTCTGTTCTGTCCTCCGACATCCATGACGTCAACGGGGGAGTCTTCATGGGAG GGGGAGAGCGGACTCAGCTGGTGTCCTCCCAGAACGTGATCCGTGACAACCACATCTGGCAGCACGCCCGTCTGGCCGCCTTCCCCAACCACGCCATCTTCCTGCAGGGCGTGCACACCACTGTGTCCCACAACCATCTGCACCACGGCCAGTACACCGGCATCTGGTGGGAG GGCAACGACCACGTGATAGAGTACAACCATATCCACCACATGTGTCTGAACGCCACTGACTGCGGCGCCATCCATACACTGCGAGACTGGACTTAT CGAGGCAATGTAATTCGCTACAACCACGTGCACGACACGCGACGTCTGATGCCTGGTAGTGATGTGCGGGGCATCATGCTGGATGACCAGTACTCTTCAGTCGTTATTGAGCACAACGTCCTCTACAATGAGAGTCGTTCTCAACAGCTATTTATGAGTGGGTGTTGTTAG